A single genomic interval of Microbacterium sp. zg-Y1090 harbors:
- the hpaE gene encoding 5-carboxymethyl-2-hydroxymuconate semialdehyde dehydrogenase, with protein MTDAPALDRRHVPADLPERIRHYIDGTFVDSVDGDTFDVLEPVSNETYVTAAAGKKADIDLAVAAARRAFTDGPWPKMLPRERSRVLHRIADLVESRDARLAELESFDSGLPITQALGQARRAAENFRFFADLIVAQSDDTFKVPGRQINYVNRKPIGVAGLITPWNTPFMLESWKLAPALATGNTVVLKPAEFTPLSASLWAGIFEEAGLPQGVFNLVNGLGEDAGDALVKHPDVPLISFTGESSTGQLIFANAAPYLKGLSMELGGKSPAIVFADADLEAAVDATIFGVFSLNGERCTAGSRILVQRDIYDEFVERYAAQARRVKVGYPHDPATEVGALVHPEHFEKVMGYIEIGKTEGRLVAGGGQPEDFAFGNFVAPTVFADVSPEARIFQEEIFGPVVAITPFDTDEDALRLANDTKYGLAAYVWTNDLKRAHNFSQAVDAGMVWLNSNNVRDLRTPFGGVKASGLGHEGGYRSIDFYTDQQAVHITLGKVHNPTFGKN; from the coding sequence GCGCTGGACCGCCGCCACGTCCCCGCCGACCTGCCCGAGCGCATCCGCCACTACATCGACGGCACATTCGTCGACTCGGTGGACGGCGACACGTTCGATGTGCTCGAGCCGGTGTCCAACGAGACCTACGTCACCGCCGCCGCCGGCAAGAAGGCCGACATCGACCTGGCCGTCGCGGCTGCCCGCCGGGCGTTCACCGACGGGCCGTGGCCGAAGATGCTGCCGCGCGAGCGCTCGCGCGTGCTGCACCGCATCGCCGACCTCGTGGAGTCGCGCGACGCCCGGCTGGCCGAGCTGGAATCCTTCGACTCGGGCCTGCCGATCACGCAGGCCCTCGGTCAGGCCCGCCGGGCCGCCGAGAACTTCCGCTTCTTCGCCGACCTGATCGTGGCGCAGTCCGATGACACGTTCAAGGTGCCCGGACGCCAGATCAACTACGTCAACCGCAAGCCGATCGGCGTGGCCGGGCTCATCACCCCGTGGAACACCCCGTTCATGCTCGAGTCGTGGAAGCTCGCCCCGGCGCTGGCCACCGGCAACACCGTCGTGCTCAAGCCCGCCGAGTTCACACCGCTGTCGGCGTCGCTGTGGGCCGGGATCTTCGAGGAGGCGGGGCTGCCGCAGGGCGTGTTCAACCTCGTCAACGGCCTGGGCGAGGATGCCGGCGACGCACTGGTGAAGCACCCCGACGTGCCGCTCATCTCGTTCACCGGCGAGAGCTCCACGGGCCAGCTGATCTTCGCCAACGCCGCGCCCTACCTAAAGGGTCTGTCGATGGAGCTCGGCGGCAAGTCCCCCGCGATCGTCTTCGCCGACGCCGACCTCGAGGCGGCGGTGGATGCCACGATCTTCGGCGTCTTCTCCCTCAACGGCGAGCGCTGCACCGCCGGCAGCCGCATCCTCGTTCAGCGCGACATCTACGACGAGTTCGTCGAGCGCTACGCCGCGCAGGCGCGGCGCGTGAAGGTCGGCTATCCGCATGACCCGGCGACCGAGGTCGGCGCCCTCGTGCACCCCGAGCATTTCGAGAAGGTCATGGGCTACATCGAGATCGGCAAGACCGAGGGACGCCTCGTCGCCGGCGGCGGCCAGCCCGAGGACTTCGCGTTCGGCAACTTCGTCGCCCCCACGGTGTTCGCCGACGTGTCGCCGGAGGCACGCATCTTCCAGGAGGAGATCTTCGGACCGGTCGTCGCGATCACGCCGTTCGACACCGACGAGGATGCCCTGCGCCTGGCCAACGACACGAAGTACGGCCTGGCCGCGTATGTCTGGACCAACGACCTCAAGCGGGCCCACAACTTCTCGCAGGCGGTCGACGCGGGCATGGTGTGGCTGAACTCCAACAACGTGCGGGACCTGCGCACGCCGTTCGGGGGCGTCAAGGCCTCCGGCCTCGGCCACGAGGGCGGCTACCGCTCGATCGACTTCTACACCGACCAGCAGGCCGTGCACATCACCCTCGGCAAGGTGCACAACCCGACCTTCGGCAAGAACTGA
- the hpaD gene encoding 3,4-dihydroxyphenylacetate 2,3-dioxygenase, producing MTHRDDMTLTSSGFYVSQEAPIQTDDPVPTPSVPAPDILRCAYMELVVTDLAASREFYVDVLGLYVTEEDDTAIYLRSTEEFIHHNLVLRKGDVAAVAAFSYRVRSAEDLDKAVAFYTELGCRVERRPEGFVKGIGDAVRVQDPLGFPYEFFFQTEHVERLAWRYDLHTPGELVRLDHFNQVTPDVPRAVKFMQDLGFRVTEDIQDDEGTVYAAWMRRKPTVHDTAMTGGDGPRMHHVAFATHEKHNILAICDKLGALRRSDAIERGPGRHGVSNAFYLYLRDPDGHRVEIYTQDYYTGDPDNPVITWDVHDNQRRDWWGNPVVPSWYTEASLVLDLDGNPQPVVARTDSSEMAVTIGADGFSYTRPGEDTLPEYKQGEYKLGHQL from the coding sequence ATGACCCACCGCGACGACATGACCCTGACCTCCTCGGGCTTCTACGTCTCCCAGGAAGCCCCCATCCAGACCGACGACCCGGTGCCGACCCCCTCGGTTCCCGCGCCGGACATCCTGCGCTGCGCCTACATGGAGCTCGTGGTGACCGACCTCGCGGCATCCCGCGAGTTCTACGTCGACGTGCTCGGCCTCTACGTGACCGAGGAGGACGACACCGCGATCTACCTCCGCTCGACGGAGGAGTTCATCCACCACAACCTGGTGCTGCGCAAAGGCGACGTCGCCGCGGTCGCCGCATTCTCCTACCGCGTGCGGTCGGCGGAAGACCTCGACAAGGCGGTCGCGTTCTACACCGAGCTCGGATGCCGCGTGGAGCGGCGTCCCGAAGGATTCGTGAAGGGCATCGGCGACGCGGTGCGCGTGCAGGACCCGCTGGGCTTCCCATACGAGTTCTTCTTCCAGACCGAGCACGTCGAGCGCCTCGCCTGGCGCTACGACCTGCACACCCCCGGCGAGCTGGTGCGCCTGGACCACTTCAACCAGGTGACCCCCGACGTCCCCCGCGCGGTGAAGTTCATGCAGGACCTCGGCTTCCGCGTGACCGAGGACATCCAGGACGACGAGGGCACCGTGTACGCCGCGTGGATGCGCCGCAAGCCCACCGTGCACGACACCGCCATGACCGGCGGCGACGGCCCGCGCATGCACCACGTCGCCTTCGCCACGCACGAGAAGCACAACATCCTGGCGATCTGCGACAAGCTCGGCGCCCTGCGCCGCTCCGACGCGATCGAGCGCGGACCGGGCCGCCACGGCGTCTCGAACGCCTTCTACCTGTACCTGCGCGACCCCGACGGGCACCGCGTGGAGATCTACACGCAGGACTACTACACCGGCGACCCCGACAACCCGGTGATCACCTGGGACGTCCACGACAACCAGCGCCGCGACTGGTGGGGCAACCCGGTCGTGCCGTCGTGGTACACCGAGGCGTCGCTCGTGCTCGATCTCGACGGCAACCCGCAGCCGGTCGTCGCGCGCACCGACAGCAGCGAGATGGCGGTGACCATCGGCGCCGACGGGTTCTCGTACACGCGCCCCGGCGAGGACACGCTGCCGGAGTACAAGCAGGGCGAGTACAAGCTGGGCCACCAGCTCTGA
- a CDS encoding 2-keto-4-pentenoate hydratase, with protein MLDADTIAAIADELAEADRVHGVIPRITARYPQATVEDSYAIQGVWRDKNLAAGRRLVGRKIGLTSKAMQQATGITEPDYGVMFDDTVYPSGAEIPVDHFSNVRIEVELAFVLKHALSGPDCTLEDALAAIDYAVPALEVLNSHIELDGRTIVDTIADNAAYGAMVLGDVHKRPDEIDLRWVPGVLSRNGEIEETGVAAGVLGHPATGVAWLANKFHAHGACLEAGEIILAGSFTRPMWVSRGDMVRCDYGPMGVIECRFI; from the coding sequence ATGCTGGATGCCGACACGATCGCCGCGATCGCGGACGAGCTCGCCGAGGCTGACCGCGTGCACGGCGTTATCCCCCGCATCACGGCCCGCTACCCGCAGGCGACGGTCGAGGACTCCTACGCGATCCAGGGCGTGTGGCGCGACAAGAACCTCGCCGCCGGGCGCCGCCTGGTGGGCCGCAAGATCGGACTGACCTCGAAGGCGATGCAGCAGGCCACCGGCATCACCGAGCCGGATTACGGGGTGATGTTCGACGACACCGTCTACCCCAGCGGGGCGGAGATCCCCGTCGATCACTTCTCGAACGTGCGCATCGAGGTGGAGCTGGCGTTCGTGCTCAAGCACGCGCTGTCGGGCCCCGACTGCACGCTCGAGGATGCCCTGGCTGCGATCGACTACGCCGTGCCGGCGCTGGAGGTGCTCAACTCGCACATCGAACTCGACGGCCGCACGATCGTCGACACGATCGCGGACAACGCCGCCTATGGTGCGATGGTGCTCGGCGACGTGCACAAGCGGCCCGACGAGATCGACCTGCGCTGGGTTCCCGGGGTGCTCTCCCGCAACGGCGAGATCGAGGAGACCGGCGTCGCCGCGGGGGTGCTCGGCCACCCCGCCACCGGCGTCGCGTGGCTGGCGAACAAGTTCCACGCCCACGGCGCCTGCCTCGAGGCGGGCGAGATCATCCTGGCGGGATCGTTCACCCGGCCGATGTGGGTGAGCCGAGGGGACATGGTCCGCTGCGACTACGGTCCGATGGGAGTCATCGAATGCCGCTTCATCTGA
- a CDS encoding HpcH/HpaI aldolase family protein, with amino-acid sequence MPLHLTPTFRHDLAGASRPLAGIWVCTGSPLVAEICAGSGMDWVLIDMEHSPNGLASVLAQLQAVAAYPITPVVRVPAADPVTIKQVLDLGAQNILVPMVSSADEARSVVAAAHYPPRGIRGVGSALARSARWNRVDGYLAHASDHVSVFVQIETAAGVDAAAEIAAVDGVDGIFVGPSDLAASLGVLGQQSHPDVLAAVERAFTAVRAAGKPVGVNAFDPAVAEAYLRDGASFVLVGADVALLARGSEALAERWCAVRDDGPTASY; translated from the coding sequence ATGCCGCTTCATCTGACACCGACCTTCCGCCATGACCTGGCCGGGGCGTCCCGCCCGCTCGCCGGCATCTGGGTGTGCACGGGCTCACCGCTGGTCGCCGAGATCTGCGCCGGGTCCGGGATGGACTGGGTGCTCATCGACATGGAGCACTCCCCCAACGGACTCGCCTCGGTGCTGGCCCAGCTGCAGGCCGTCGCCGCCTACCCGATCACGCCGGTCGTGCGCGTCCCGGCAGCCGATCCGGTGACGATCAAGCAGGTGCTCGACCTCGGGGCGCAGAACATCCTCGTGCCGATGGTCTCGTCGGCCGACGAGGCGCGGTCCGTCGTCGCTGCGGCGCACTACCCGCCGCGGGGGATCCGCGGAGTCGGCTCGGCCCTGGCCCGCTCGGCCCGGTGGAACCGCGTCGACGGCTACCTCGCCCACGCGTCCGACCATGTGTCGGTGTTCGTCCAGATCGAGACGGCCGCCGGCGTCGACGCCGCGGCCGAGATCGCCGCCGTCGACGGCGTGGACGGGATCTTCGTCGGCCCCTCCGACCTCGCCGCCTCCCTCGGCGTGCTCGGTCAGCAGTCGCATCCCGACGTCCTCGCCGCCGTGGAGCGGGCTTTCACCGCCGTCCGCGCGGCGGGAAAGCCGGTCGGGGTCAATGCGTTCGACCCCGCCGTCGCCGAGGCCTACCTCCGCGACGGGGCGTCGTTCGTCCTCGTCGGGGCCGATGTGGCGCTGCTGGCGAGGGGATCCGAGGCGCTGGCGGAGCGGTGGTGCGCCGTGCGCGATGACGGGCCGACCGCCTCGTACTGA